A single genomic interval of Ischnura elegans chromosome 3, ioIscEleg1.1, whole genome shotgun sequence harbors:
- the LOC124156375 gene encoding uncharacterized protein LOC124156375 — protein MAQVSNEERVMTVALLECWRQYRCLWDMKDDHYSNRDRRNEAYNALLEIYKTSSGNATLSTLKKKLENIRTAYKREEKKVSASETTGAASDHVYVPKLWYYQYLSFLSEKPQISSGTETLEEEGETIDTPLTDDCEPGEEPPSTSTVLPPAVEGPPKKNLGKVLTKKKRK, from the exons ATGGCTCAAGTTTCTAATGAAGAGAGAGTTATGACAGTGGCATTGCTGGAGTGCTGGAGACAGTACCGGTGTTTATGGGATATGAAGGATGACCATTACTCCAATAGGGATAGGAGGAACGAGGCTTATAATGCCCTTCTAGAAATTTATAAAACCTCAAGTGGAAATGCAACGTTATCAACCTTAAAGAAGAAGCTGGAGAATATACGAACGGCatacaaaagagaagaaaaaaag GTATCAGCAAGTGAAACTACCGGGGCTGCTAGCGACCACGTATACGTGCCAAAGTTGTGGTATTACCAATATTTGAGTTTTCTCTCTGAAAAGCCACAAATTTCAAGTGGGACGGAAACGTTGGAGGAAGAAGGCGAAACCATCGACACTCCACTTACC GACGATTGTGAACCAGGCGAAGAACCTCCTTCAACCTCAACTGTATTACCACCAGCTGTTGAAGGACcaccaaaaaaaaatttaggaaaagtcttgacaaaaaaaaagaggaaatga
- the LOC124156372 gene encoding putative nuclease HARBI1: MNLLKELDGNDFRNYLRMDEMCFMELLSKIKPQIDRKNTVMRECVSAEERLVVTLRYLATGRSLEDLKYSAAISPQLLSRIIPETCEAIYNSLKEYRKLPTCEEEWKEVEKDFRQRWNFDHAVGAVDGKHIAVQKPPHSGSLYYNYKKFFSKILFAIVNAKYEFMYVNAGTNGCVSDATILNNSRFYKKLSNNSLHLPLPSPLPGTNNSVPYVFLGDSAFGLNKHFMKPYPLKNISHDERIFNYRLSRARRVVENAFGISASRFRVFHQAISLSVEKVDIIILACCVLHNFLLNKNQRYVNESSFDREDVDNISFQQGEWRQLPSLVPLCQSTTRERYEEGNRVRHIFTRYFNNEGRVTFQEQMIRVGL; the protein is encoded by the exons ATGAATTTACTTAAAGAATTGGATGGAAATGATTTCCGAAACTATTTGAGGATGGACGAAATGTGTTTCATGGAGTTGCTGAGCAAGATCAAACctcaaattgatagaaaaaatacagTTATGAGGGAATGCGTGAGTGCTGAAGAGAGACTTGTGGTGACGCTCCGTTATTTAGCCACTGGAAGGTCGTTGGAAGACTTGAAGTATAGTGCTGCCATATCTCCACAACTGTTATCAAGAATAATTCCAGAAACTTGTGAAGCTATTTACAACAGTCTGAAGGAATACAGAAAG TTGCCAACatgtgaagaagaatggaaagAAGTGGAAAAAGATTTTCGTCAAAGATGGAACTTCGATCATGCGGTGGGGGCTGTAGATGGGAAGCATATCGCTGTTCAAAAACCGCCCCATAGCGGATCCTTGTACTacaattataagaaatttttcagtaaaatactGTTTGCCATCGTTAACGCCAAGTATGAGTTCATGTATGTTAATGCTGGTACTAATGGATGCGTTTCAGACGCCACTATCCTGAATAACTCTCGCTTTTACAAGAAGTTGTCAAATAATTCACTTCACTTACCACTTCCCTCACCATTACCAGGCACAAATAACTCTGTACCTTATGTATTTCTTGGCGATAGCGCGTTTGGGCTGAACAAACACTTCATGAAACCTTACCcacttaaaaatatatctcaCGATGAACGTATATTCAACTACCGACTTTCTCGTGCAAGGAGGGTGGTTGAAAATGCCTTCGGCATCTCAGCATCTAGATTTAGGGTGTTTCATCAAGCAATTTCTTTGAGTGTTGAAAAGGTGGACATAATTATTTTAGCCTGCTGTGTTTTACACAATTTCTTATTGAACAAAAACCAACGATACGTAAATGAGTCATCATTTGATCGAGAGGATGTTGATAACATCTCGTTTCAGCAAGGTGAATGGAGACAATTACCTTCACTGGTACCTCTTTGTCAATCTACCACGAGGGAACGATATGAAGAAGGGAATAGAGTACGACATATTTTTACACGCTATTTTAATAACGAAGGGAGAGTGACCTTCCAAGAACAGATGATTAGAGTCGGTCTCTAA